One Streptomyces sp. NBC_00223 genomic window carries:
- the pcrA gene encoding DNA helicase PcrA, which produces MSSLFDEHFLAGLDSAAHGPVDSAPPPPEDDGGPEHVPDSLFGDRFDGPPPERDAYYRDGAPRPATDPAQLLEGLNEQQRAAVEHAGGPLLIVAGAGSGKTRVLTHRIAYLLGARQVHPGAILAITFTNKAAGEMKERVEELVGPRAKAMWVSTFHSACVRILRRESKVLGFTSSFSIYDAADSKRLMALVCRDLDLDPKQFPPKSFSAKVSNLKNELIDEETFAAQAENSFEKKLAEAYAMYQARLREANALDFDDIIMTTVNLLQAFPDVAEHYRRRFRHVLVDEYQDTNHAQYTLVRELVGPGGAEGGEPAHEMAELCVVGDADQSIYAFRGATIRNILQFEEDYPQARTILLEQNYRSTQTILSAANAVIERNAGRRAKNLWTESGEGPVIIGYAADQEHDEAQYVADEIDRLTDAGDARPGDVAVFYRTNAQSRVFEEVFIRVGLPYKVVGGVRFYERREVRDVLAYLRVLANPEDSVPLRRILNVPKRGIGDRAEAMIDALSQRERISFPQALRRVDDAYGMAARSANAVKRFNTLMDELRTVVESGAGPAVVLEAVLERTGYLAELQASTDPQDETRVENLQELAAVALEFEQERGEEEPGTLAEFLERVALVADSDQIPDDDTESGGVITLMTLHTAKGLEFPVVFLTGMEDGVFPHMRALGQVKELEEERRLAYVGITRARERLYLTRSMMRSAWGQPSYNPPSRFLEEIPDSLIEWKRTGSSGGPSGPGSKAAASLSSTLSAGRGGGRSASGGFATRRSSGDRPVISLTVGDRVTHDQFGLGTVVSVTGNPGDEKATIDFGDERPKQLLLRYAPVEKL; this is translated from the coding sequence ATGAGCAGCCTCTTTGACGAACACTTCCTCGCCGGCCTCGACTCCGCCGCCCATGGGCCGGTCGACTCCGCGCCCCCGCCGCCGGAGGACGACGGCGGGCCGGAGCACGTACCGGACAGCCTCTTCGGCGACCGGTTCGACGGGCCGCCGCCCGAGCGCGACGCGTACTACCGGGACGGCGCACCGCGCCCGGCCACCGACCCCGCGCAACTGCTCGAAGGGCTCAACGAGCAGCAGCGCGCGGCCGTCGAGCACGCCGGCGGACCGCTGCTCATCGTCGCCGGGGCCGGCTCGGGCAAGACCCGGGTGCTCACCCACCGCATCGCCTATCTGCTCGGCGCCCGCCAGGTGCACCCCGGCGCGATCCTCGCGATCACCTTCACCAACAAGGCCGCGGGCGAGATGAAGGAGCGCGTCGAGGAGCTGGTCGGCCCGCGCGCCAAGGCCATGTGGGTGTCCACCTTCCACAGCGCCTGCGTCCGCATCCTGCGCCGCGAGTCCAAGGTGCTGGGCTTCACCTCGTCCTTCTCGATCTACGACGCCGCCGACTCCAAGCGGCTGATGGCGCTGGTCTGCCGGGACCTGGACCTCGACCCCAAGCAGTTCCCGCCGAAGTCCTTCAGCGCGAAGGTCTCCAACCTCAAGAACGAACTCATCGACGAGGAGACCTTCGCCGCCCAGGCGGAGAACTCCTTCGAGAAGAAGCTCGCCGAGGCGTACGCGATGTACCAGGCGCGGCTGCGCGAGGCCAACGCGCTGGACTTCGACGACATCATCATGACCACGGTCAATCTGCTCCAGGCGTTCCCCGACGTCGCCGAGCACTACCGGCGGCGCTTCCGGCACGTCCTCGTCGACGAGTACCAGGACACCAACCACGCCCAGTACACGCTGGTGCGCGAGCTGGTCGGGCCGGGCGGAGCCGAGGGCGGCGAGCCGGCTCACGAGATGGCCGAGCTGTGCGTCGTCGGCGACGCGGACCAGTCGATCTACGCCTTCCGGGGCGCGACCATCCGCAACATCCTCCAGTTCGAGGAGGACTACCCGCAGGCCCGTACGATCCTGCTGGAGCAGAACTACCGCTCCACCCAGACCATCCTCTCGGCCGCCAACGCCGTCATCGAGCGCAACGCCGGGCGCCGCGCCAAGAACCTGTGGACCGAGTCCGGCGAGGGCCCGGTCATCATCGGCTACGCGGCCGACCAGGAGCACGACGAGGCGCAGTACGTCGCCGACGAGATCGACCGCCTCACCGACGCCGGTGACGCCCGCCCCGGCGACGTCGCCGTCTTCTACCGCACCAACGCGCAGTCCCGTGTCTTCGAAGAGGTCTTCATCCGGGTCGGGCTGCCGTACAAGGTGGTCGGCGGCGTCCGCTTCTACGAGCGGCGCGAGGTCCGCGACGTGCTCGCCTACCTGCGGGTGCTGGCCAACCCCGAGGACTCCGTACCCCTGCGCCGCATCCTCAACGTGCCCAAGCGCGGCATCGGCGACCGGGCCGAGGCGATGATCGACGCCCTGTCGCAGCGCGAGCGGATCTCCTTCCCGCAGGCACTGCGCCGGGTCGACGACGCCTACGGCATGGCGGCGCGCTCGGCCAACGCGGTCAAGCGGTTCAACACGCTGATGGACGAGCTGCGCACGGTCGTCGAGTCGGGCGCCGGGCCCGCGGTGGTGCTGGAAGCGGTGCTGGAACGGACCGGCTATCTCGCCGAGTTGCAGGCGTCGACCGATCCGCAGGACGAGACCCGGGTCGAGAACCTTCAGGAACTCGCCGCGGTGGCACTGGAGTTCGAGCAGGAGCGCGGCGAGGAGGAGCCGGGCACGCTGGCCGAGTTCCTGGAGCGGGTCGCGCTCGTCGCCGACTCGGACCAGATCCCGGACGACGACACGGAGTCCGGCGGTGTGATCACGCTCATGACGCTGCACACCGCGAAGGGCCTTGAGTTCCCTGTGGTGTTCCTGACCGGCATGGAGGACGGGGTCTTCCCGCACATGCGGGCGCTGGGCCAGGTCAAAGAGCTGGAGGAGGAGCGCCGGCTGGCGTACGTGGGCATCACCCGCGCCCGCGAACGGCTCTACCTCACCCGGTCGATGATGCGCAGCGCGTGGGGCCAGCCCTCGTACAACCCGCCGTCGCGGTTCCTGGAGGAGATCCCGGACTCGCTCATCGAGTGGAAGCGGACGGGTTCGTCCGGGGGACCTTCGGGGCCCGGCTCCAAGGCGGCGGCGTCGCTCTCCTCGACGCTCTCCGCCGGGCGCGGCGGCGGCCGCTCCGCCAGCGGCGGCTTCGCGACGCGCCGCTCGTCCGGCGACCGCCCGGTGATCTCACTGACGGTCGGCGACCGGGTCACCCACGACCAGTTCGGCCTGGGCACGGTCGTCTCGGTCACGGGCAACCCGGGCGACGAAAAGGCCACGATCGACTTCGGCGACGAGCGCCCCAAACAACTCCTCCTCCGCTACGCCCCAGTCGAAAAACTCTAA
- a CDS encoding M23 family metallopeptidase yields MNARPPSGYTPDYDAHGYDSYSQDSYRPVGTTYADDATGTYAYIPPQPDPFGQMQAQQTQQFQMQQPQVPAQGYGYGPEGYATGYEQSAAQSYGTGYESTTYGTGTYDTGTYDTGTYDTGVIGAVGYDTTAYDTGSHATYDPYAYGNSGYYDTGTYDTSALWQAEPPTAQATQAVQTPADQSQQPQQSAAGYPQQDWDSGAYPAYGYGYSYGYGYDASGDTGVFEQAPPAYESHGTYEPRQTPEPVRTPEPTVAYDLDPDPALDDVFTTTALATDDVPERHDYAGDDLAGHGEPVARSRRRKPAKRSALLTVAVPSVAVMGVAAVGAAAVAGVDMAHDSSSTRADGQASAKAPTTQLDRQLAGVSRDADDFATRASRTQERIDLKDRQEAAKKAKAEAAARKEALRPKFLLPVKQKGLSAYFGQAGVNWMALHTGIDFPVQVGTPVMAATDGTVRTQWNSSYGNMAIVTAPDGTETWYCHLSSTKIRSGKVKAGEVIAYSGNTGNTTGPHMHFEVRPNGGAPIDPLPWLLAHGLDPR; encoded by the coding sequence GTGAACGCACGTCCCCCGTCGGGGTATACCCCCGATTACGACGCACACGGGTACGACTCCTACTCCCAGGATTCCTACCGGCCCGTCGGCACCACCTACGCGGACGACGCGACCGGCACCTACGCGTACATCCCGCCGCAGCCGGACCCGTTCGGCCAGATGCAGGCCCAGCAGACCCAGCAGTTCCAGATGCAGCAGCCTCAGGTGCCCGCGCAGGGGTACGGCTACGGTCCCGAGGGCTACGCCACCGGATACGAGCAGTCCGCCGCGCAGTCGTACGGCACCGGATACGAGTCGACGACGTACGGCACCGGGACCTACGACACGGGTACGTACGACACAGGTACATACGACACGGGTGTCATCGGCGCCGTCGGTTACGACACCACCGCCTACGACACGGGGTCGCACGCCACTTACGACCCGTACGCGTACGGCAACTCCGGCTACTACGACACCGGCACGTACGACACCAGCGCGCTGTGGCAGGCCGAGCCGCCCACCGCCCAGGCCACTCAGGCCGTCCAGACCCCGGCCGACCAGTCCCAGCAGCCCCAGCAGTCCGCCGCCGGCTATCCGCAGCAGGACTGGGACTCGGGCGCTTACCCGGCGTACGGCTATGGGTACAGCTATGGCTACGGGTACGACGCGAGCGGCGACACCGGCGTCTTCGAGCAGGCGCCGCCCGCGTACGAGAGCCACGGGACCTACGAGCCCCGGCAGACGCCCGAGCCCGTACGGACGCCCGAGCCCACGGTGGCCTACGACCTCGACCCGGACCCCGCGCTCGACGACGTGTTCACGACGACCGCGCTCGCCACCGACGACGTGCCCGAGCGGCACGACTACGCCGGTGACGACCTCGCCGGGCACGGGGAGCCGGTCGCCCGCAGCCGTCGCCGCAAGCCCGCGAAGCGTTCGGCGCTGCTCACCGTCGCAGTGCCGTCCGTGGCCGTGATGGGTGTGGCGGCGGTCGGCGCCGCCGCGGTGGCCGGGGTGGACATGGCCCATGACTCGTCCAGTACGCGGGCCGACGGCCAGGCGTCGGCGAAGGCCCCGACCACGCAGCTCGACCGGCAGCTCGCCGGGGTGAGCCGCGACGCGGACGACTTCGCCACGCGTGCCAGCCGTACGCAGGAGCGGATCGACCTCAAGGACCGCCAGGAGGCGGCGAAGAAGGCGAAGGCCGAGGCGGCGGCCCGCAAGGAGGCGCTGCGGCCGAAGTTCCTGCTGCCGGTGAAGCAGAAGGGGTTGAGCGCGTACTTCGGGCAGGCGGGCGTCAACTGGATGGCGCTGCACACGGGGATCGACTTTCCCGTACAGGTCGGTACTCCCGTGATGGCCGCGACCGATGGAACGGTCCGTACGCAGTGGAACAGCTCGTACGGAAACATGGCGATCGTGACCGCGCCCGACGGTACGGAGACGTGGTACTGCCATCTGAGCAGTACGAAGATTCGTAGTGGCAAGGTCAAGGCGGGGGAGGTGATCGCCTACTCCGGAAATACGGGTAATACCACCGGGCCGCATATGCACTTTGAGGTGCGGCCGAATGGGGGGGCGCCCATTGATCCGCTGCCGTGGTTGTTGGCGCATGGGCTCGATCCCCGCTGA
- a CDS encoding esterase/lipase family protein, giving the protein MAAQSSETGPGAEPGPQPPDHQRSGPQSPRSQHPGPQPPGQDRADHEQPEAAEPEAHRHHWSLPGSRLWRTHSAELARATAIDLALLAGHVLLYPTGMLPEREHSPAPAPPPADAMDAADAADTTDSADSADDTDATPGPRTRATSHNKPSARPPAEHPPVLLLHGFVDNRSALTLLRRSLLRHGWPRVQAVNYSPLTSDIRTAAELLGPLIEQVCARSGHSEVDIVAHSLGGLVARYYAQCLGGDARVRTLVTMGTPHAGTRAVPALAPHPLARQMRPGSPVLKELAGPAKGCRTRFVAFWSNLDQLMIPVESARLEHPDLRAKNVLVTGIGHLALPVHTAVAAEIRRALTENGPLQDAIDAA; this is encoded by the coding sequence ATGGCCGCCCAGTCGTCGGAGACCGGTCCGGGGGCCGAGCCCGGCCCTCAGCCGCCCGACCATCAGCGATCCGGCCCTCAGTCACCCCGCTCTCAGCACCCCGGCCCTCAGCCGCCCGGACAAGACCGAGCCGACCACGAGCAGCCGGAGGCCGCCGAGCCCGAGGCCCACCGCCACCACTGGTCACTGCCGGGCAGCCGGCTCTGGCGAACCCACAGCGCCGAGCTGGCCCGGGCCACCGCCATCGACCTGGCCCTGCTGGCCGGACATGTGCTGCTCTACCCGACCGGCATGCTGCCCGAGCGCGAGCACTCCCCCGCACCCGCCCCGCCGCCCGCCGACGCCATGGATGCCGCGGACGCCGCCGACACCACGGACTCCGCAGACTCCGCAGACGACACGGACGCCACGCCCGGACCGCGCACCCGGGCCACCTCGCACAACAAGCCATCGGCCCGGCCGCCCGCCGAGCACCCTCCGGTCCTCCTCCTCCACGGCTTCGTGGACAACCGCTCGGCGCTCACCCTGCTGCGTCGTTCTCTGCTGCGGCACGGCTGGCCCCGCGTCCAGGCGGTCAACTATTCGCCGCTGACCAGCGACATCCGTACCGCCGCCGAACTGCTGGGCCCGCTGATCGAGCAGGTCTGCGCCCGGTCCGGCCACTCCGAGGTGGACATCGTCGCCCACAGCCTGGGCGGCCTGGTCGCCCGCTATTACGCGCAGTGCCTCGGCGGCGACGCGCGTGTACGCACCCTGGTGACGATGGGCACCCCGCACGCAGGCACCCGCGCGGTGCCGGCCCTCGCCCCGCACCCGCTGGCCCGCCAGATGCGCCCCGGATCTCCGGTGCTGAAGGAGTTGGCGGGTCCGGCGAAGGGCTGCCGAACACGCTTCGTAGCCTTTTGGAGCAACCTCGATCAGTTGATGATTCCGGTCGAGTCGGCGCGCCTCGAACATCCGGACCTGAGGGCGAAAAATGTCCTGGTGACCGGTATCGGCCATCTCGCACTGCCCGTGCACACGGCCGTAGCTGCGGAGATACGCCGGGCGCTGACCGAAAACGGCCCTTTGCAGGACGCGATCGACGCCGCATAA
- a CDS encoding cobalamin B12-binding domain-containing protein, with product MGVSGPIRVVVAKPGLDGHDRGAKVIARALRDAGMEVIYTGLHQTPEQVVDTAIQEDADAIGLSILSGAHMTLFAKVLELLKDRDAADIKVFGGGIIPEADIPPLKELGVAAIFTPGTPTGDVVTWVNANVRQPAGA from the coding sequence ATGGGAGTGTCCGGACCCATCCGCGTGGTGGTCGCCAAGCCCGGTCTTGACGGCCACGACCGTGGGGCCAAGGTGATCGCGCGGGCGCTGCGGGACGCCGGTATGGAGGTCATCTACACCGGGCTGCACCAGACGCCCGAGCAGGTCGTCGACACGGCCATCCAGGAGGACGCCGACGCGATCGGGCTCTCGATCCTGTCCGGCGCGCACATGACGCTCTTCGCGAAGGTGCTTGAGCTGCTCAAGGACCGCGACGCGGCGGACATCAAGGTCTTCGGCGGCGGGATCATCCCCGAGGCGGACATCCCCCCGCTCAAGGAGCTGGGCGTCGCCGCGATCTTCACGCCGGGCACGCCCACCGGCGACGTGGTGACCTGGGTCAACGCGAACGTCCGCCAGCCCGCCGGCGCGTAA
- a CDS encoding DUF5691 domain-containing protein: MKGEVMSVAWDDLVGNALLGTERRRPTGVVGDAEEAAESLLDAAAGGVVRRRAGVVPAVAGERPPVAPPDPRPELPQAARRRLAALLADRTADGARARRGAAPNLAELLPQWLAAARREGYRAPPPLLPALLDAARARTDLRADALALAGPRALWLAGLNPDWKFALRAGGGAAVTEEGEPQRLWEEGLFAERIALLTRLRLRDPAGALALLASTWRSERAEDRLMFLDALRTGLSAADEPFLEEALTDRSRNVRATAAELLSALPDSALAGRMAARARSCVSLGPEGITVEAPYACDPAMERDGVAAKPPNGRGERSWWLGQLVDAAPLSMWPARFGGRTPEEIIALPVLDEWQSDLHAAWCRAAVRQRDTAWVRALLGPPPTSAAPVAAIGDPAKLLAILPAGERADWVAEFIAAHGLSEAFQMLGVCAVPWSGPLGRAVVDALDIARDAGSYPWSFSGVMGLAERSLDPDAADQVAVLSAAAEEPRDGSPGAVAYWSEAFQRLVGTLRLRAAMLTELRPPQQEGAPR; encoded by the coding sequence ATGAAAGGGGAAGTGATGAGCGTGGCGTGGGACGACCTCGTCGGCAATGCGCTGCTCGGGACCGAGCGGCGGCGGCCCACCGGGGTGGTCGGGGATGCGGAGGAAGCCGCCGAGAGCCTGTTGGACGCCGCGGCGGGCGGGGTCGTACGGCGCCGGGCCGGGGTCGTCCCGGCGGTCGCCGGGGAGCGGCCGCCCGTCGCCCCGCCGGACCCGCGACCCGAGTTGCCGCAGGCGGCCCGGCGGCGGCTGGCCGCGCTGCTCGCGGACCGTACGGCCGACGGCGCCAGAGCCCGGCGAGGCGCGGCGCCGAACCTCGCCGAGCTGCTGCCGCAGTGGCTGGCGGCCGCCCGCCGGGAGGGCTACCGCGCTCCGCCGCCGCTGCTGCCCGCGCTGCTGGACGCCGCCAGGGCCCGTACGGACCTGCGGGCGGACGCCCTGGCGCTCGCGGGACCGCGCGCCCTGTGGCTCGCGGGGCTGAACCCGGACTGGAAGTTCGCCCTGCGCGCGGGCGGCGGCGCGGCCGTGACGGAGGAAGGGGAGCCGCAACGGCTGTGGGAGGAGGGCCTGTTCGCCGAACGTATCGCCCTTCTGACGCGGCTGCGGCTGCGCGACCCGGCCGGCGCCCTCGCCCTGCTCGCCTCGACCTGGCGGAGCGAACGCGCCGAGGACCGGCTGATGTTCCTGGACGCGCTGCGGACGGGCCTGTCGGCGGCGGACGAACCGTTCCTTGAGGAGGCGTTGACCGACCGCAGCCGTAACGTGCGGGCGACGGCTGCCGAGTTGCTGTCCGCGCTGCCGGACTCCGCGCTGGCCGGGCGGATGGCGGCCCGGGCCCGCAGTTGTGTGTCGCTCGGGCCCGAGGGGATCACCGTCGAGGCACCGTACGCCTGCGACCCGGCGATGGAGCGGGACGGGGTGGCCGCGAAGCCGCCGAACGGGCGGGGCGAACGTTCCTGGTGGCTGGGCCAGTTGGTGGACGCGGCGCCGCTGTCGATGTGGCCGGCCCGGTTCGGCGGCCGTACGCCGGAGGAGATCATCGCGCTGCCCGTGCTGGACGAGTGGCAGTCGGACCTGCACGCCGCGTGGTGCCGGGCGGCGGTACGGCAACGGGACACGGCCTGGGTGCGGGCGCTGCTCGGCCCGCCGCCCACGTCCGCCGCGCCGGTCGCGGCGATCGGCGATCCGGCGAAGCTGCTGGCGATCCTGCCGGCGGGGGAACGGGCGGACTGGGTTGCCGAGTTCATCGCGGCGCACGGGCTGTCGGAGGCGTTCCAGATGCTCGGGGTGTGCGCGGTGCCGTGGTCGGGGCCGTTGGGCCGGGCGGTGGTGGACGCGCTGGACATCGCGCGGGACGCGGGCAGTTACCCGTGGAGTTTCAGCGGCGTGATGGGCCTGGCAGAGCGTTCGCTCGACCCGGACGCGGCCGACCAGGTCGCCGTACTGAGCGCGGCGGCCGAGGAACCGCGGGACGGTTCGCCGGGGGCGGTCGCGTACTGGTCGGAGGCGTTCCAGCGCCTGGTCGGCACGCTGCGGCTACGGGCCGCGATGCTGACGGAGCTCCGCCCGCCCCAGCAGGAAGGCGCGCCGCGATGA
- a CDS encoding SWIM zinc finger family protein, whose amino-acid sequence MKTEARWTADQVLALAPDTASRKAGARLATPAPWSGTGVAGTAVWGLCKGSGSKPYQTAVDVDGPAFRCTCPSRKFPCKHALALLLIWAEGESGPVGPAAEPDWVEQWTAARRKKTEAAVAGAAARASGPADPDAAKRRADRRAVRVEGGAAELEQRLTDLLRGGLAGADRAGYQQWDEIAARMVDAQAPGLASRVRELGAVVATGGDWPSRMLEETALLHLLARGFLGRERLPGPLADTVRARVGFTVDSAELLAGPTVRGQWLVLCQYDTADERLTTRRIWLYEEGSGKFALLLSFGAAGRAPELALPVGSVVDAEVAYHPSALPLRAVLGARHGVTVPRGVPSGVEVEAALASYGTALADDPWLDAWPVLLSGVVPIPGGGRWQLASAEGPDAVPVAGAPSSALWRLASVSGGAPVPVFAELGPLGVRPLAAWAPGLTPL is encoded by the coding sequence ATGAAAACGGAAGCACGGTGGACAGCGGATCAGGTGCTCGCGCTCGCACCTGACACCGCATCACGCAAGGCGGGCGCGCGGCTCGCGACGCCCGCGCCGTGGTCCGGCACGGGGGTGGCGGGGACAGCGGTGTGGGGGTTGTGCAAGGGCAGCGGCAGCAAGCCGTATCAGACGGCCGTCGATGTGGACGGGCCGGCGTTCCGCTGCACCTGCCCGAGCCGGAAGTTCCCCTGCAAGCACGCGCTGGCGCTGCTGCTGATCTGGGCGGAGGGCGAGAGCGGGCCGGTCGGTCCGGCCGCTGAGCCGGACTGGGTGGAGCAGTGGACGGCGGCGCGGCGCAAGAAGACGGAGGCCGCGGTCGCGGGGGCGGCCGCACGGGCCTCCGGGCCCGCGGACCCGGACGCGGCGAAGCGGCGGGCCGACCGGCGGGCGGTCCGGGTGGAGGGGGGTGCGGCCGAACTGGAGCAGCGGCTGACGGACCTGTTGCGGGGCGGTCTGGCGGGGGCGGACCGGGCGGGGTATCAGCAGTGGGACGAGATCGCCGCGCGGATGGTCGACGCGCAGGCGCCCGGACTCGCCTCGCGGGTGCGGGAGTTGGGGGCGGTGGTCGCGACGGGGGGCGACTGGCCGTCGCGGATGCTGGAGGAGACGGCGCTGCTGCATCTGCTCGCCCGCGGCTTTCTCGGCCGCGAGCGACTGCCAGGACCGCTCGCGGACACAGTACGGGCGAGGGTCGGATTCACCGTCGACAGCGCGGAGTTGCTGGCCGGCCCCACGGTCCGGGGGCAGTGGCTGGTGCTGTGCCAGTACGACACGGCGGACGAGCGGCTGACCACGCGGCGGATATGGCTGTACGAGGAGGGGTCGGGGAAGTTCGCGCTTCTGCTCTCCTTCGGAGCGGCCGGGCGGGCGCCCGAACTGGCCCTGCCGGTGGGCTCGGTGGTCGACGCGGAGGTCGCCTACCATCCGTCGGCGCTCCCTCTGCGGGCGGTGCTCGGGGCGCGGCACGGGGTCACCGTCCCTCGGGGCGTGCCGTCGGGGGTGGAGGTCGAGGCGGCCCTCGCGTCGTACGGTACGGCGCTGGCCGACGATCCCTGGCTCGACGCGTGGCCGGTGCTGTTGTCCGGGGTGGTGCCCATACCCGGGGGCGGGCGGTGGCAGTTGGCCTCGGCGGAGGGGCCGGACGCGGTGCCCGTTGCCGGGGCGCCCTCCTCCGCGCTCTGGCGGCTCGCCTCCGTCTCCGGGGGCGCCCCGGTCCCCGTCTTCGCCGAACTCGGCCCCCTGGGCGTCCGTCCTCTCGCGGCATGGGCCCCCGGGCTCACGCCTCTCTGA
- a CDS encoding ATP-binding protein, which yields MTATASAAPGVEQALRPHAEDAFADELTALAAADDRPRPARWKLSPWAVATYLLGGALPDGTVITPKYVGPRRIVEVAVTTLATDRALLLLGVPGTAKTWVSEHLAAAISGDSTLLVQGTAGTPEEAIRYGWNYAQLLTHGPSPAALVHSPVMRAMAEGRIARIEELTRIPADVQDGLITILSEKTLPIPELGTETQAVRGFNVIATANDRDRGVNDLSSALRRRFNTVVLPLPATAQDEVDIVSRRVEQIGGSLDLPAAPRGADEIRRVVTVFRELRGGVTDDGRTKLKSPSGTLSTAEAISVVTNGLALAAHFGDGVLRAGDVAAGILGAVVRDPAADRLIWQEYLETVVRERDGWKDFYRACREVSA from the coding sequence ATGACCGCAACAGCCAGTGCGGCGCCCGGTGTCGAGCAGGCCCTGCGGCCGCACGCCGAGGACGCGTTCGCGGACGAACTGACCGCGCTCGCGGCCGCCGACGACCGGCCGCGCCCGGCCCGCTGGAAACTCTCGCCGTGGGCGGTCGCGACGTATCTCCTCGGCGGCGCGCTGCCCGACGGGACCGTGATCACCCCGAAGTACGTGGGCCCGCGGCGCATCGTCGAAGTGGCCGTCACCACGCTGGCCACCGACCGCGCGCTGCTGCTGCTCGGCGTGCCCGGCACGGCCAAGACCTGGGTGTCGGAGCATCTCGCCGCCGCGATCAGCGGGGACTCCACGCTGCTCGTGCAGGGCACCGCGGGCACACCGGAAGAGGCGATCCGCTACGGGTGGAACTACGCGCAGCTCCTCACCCACGGCCCGAGCCCGGCCGCGCTCGTGCACAGCCCGGTCATGCGGGCGATGGCCGAGGGCCGGATCGCGCGTATCGAGGAGCTGACCCGTATCCCGGCCGACGTGCAGGACGGGCTGATCACGATCCTGTCCGAGAAGACGCTGCCGATACCGGAGCTGGGCACCGAGACCCAGGCGGTGCGCGGCTTCAACGTGATAGCGACCGCCAACGACCGCGACCGGGGGGTCAACGATCTGTCGAGCGCGCTGCGCCGCCGTTTCAACACGGTGGTGCTGCCGCTGCCCGCCACCGCGCAGGACGAGGTGGACATCGTCTCGCGCCGGGTCGAGCAGATCGGCGGCAGCCTCGACCTGCCCGCCGCGCCGCGCGGCGCGGACGAGATCCGCCGGGTGGTCACCGTCTTCCGCGAGCTGCGCGGCGGCGTCACCGACGACGGCCGCACCAAGCTCAAGTCCCCGTCGGGCACGCTCTCCACGGCCGAGGCGATCTCCGTGGTCACCAACGGCCTGGCCCTGGCCGCCCACTTCGGGGACGGCGTGCTGCGCGCCGGGGACGTCGCCGCAGGCATCCTCGGCGCGGTGGTCCGGGACCCGGCCGCCGACCGGCTGATCTGGCAGGAGTATCTGGAGACGGTCGTCAGGGAGCGGGACGGCTGGAAGGACTTCTACCGTGCCTGCCGTGAGGTGTCGGCATGA